From one Trachemys scripta elegans isolate TJP31775 chromosome 14, CAS_Tse_1.0, whole genome shotgun sequence genomic stretch:
- the LOC117887726 gene encoding olfactory receptor 10A2-like — protein MEYGKGMAGGNHTVQTKFILLGFSTLPRLQHLLFSVFLLSYLITVTGNLLIILLTLADPALHTPMYFFLRNLSFLEICYTSVTIPKMLANLLSEDKTISFIGCAVQTYFSFFLGGSECFLLVSMAYDRYVAICKPLHYSVVMNRKVSTGLAAGCWLTGLLLSFSHTSVVFTLPFCRSHEINHFFCDIPPLLKLACGDTSRNEIAVFMVALFFVSFPFVLILMSYISIISTILKMPSRVGRRKSFSTCSSHLMVVMLFYGSGAIMYLKPNSSYSPDTDKFLSLSYTVLTPMLNPIIYSLRNKEVKGAFWRIMGRKRFS, from the coding sequence ATGGAGTATGGGAAAGGAATGGCAGGAGGAAACCACACAGTACAGACCAAATTCATTCTCCTGGGATTTTCCACCCTTCCCAGACTGCAACACTTGCTATTCTCCGTGTTTTTATTGAGCTACTTGATCACAGTGACTGGAAATCTCCTCATCATTCTCCTCACATTGGCTGACCCGgcccttcacacccccatgtacttcttcctcagGAACCTCTCCTTCCTGGAGATCTGCTACACATCAGTTACCATCCCTAAAATGTTGGCCAACCTCCTCTCGGAAGATAAGACCATCTCTTTCATTGGCTGTGCGGTGCAAAcctatttctcttttttccttggtGGGTCAGAGTGTTTTCTCCTAGTGTCTATGGCCTACGATCGCTATGTTGCAATATGCAAGCCTCTGCATTACTCTGTGGTTATGAACAGGAAGGTGTCCACTGGACTGGCTGCTGGATGCTGGCTCACTGGTCTCCTCTTGTCCTTCAGTCACACCAGCGTGGTATTCACCCTACCCTTCTGCAGATCCCATGAGATAAatcatttcttctgtgacatcccTCCACTGCTGAAGCTGGCCTGTGGAGACACCTCCCGCAATGAAATTGCTGTCTTCATGGTGGCTCTGTTCTTTGTCTCCTTCCCCTTTGTGCTAATCCTCATGTCCTACATCAGCATAATCTCCACCATCTTGAAGATGCCCTCACGGGTGGGCAGGAGGAAgtccttttccacctgctcctcgcACCTCATGGTGGTGATGCTGTTCTATGGCTCTGGTGCCATTATGTATCTGAAGCCTAATTCCTCCTACTCACCAGACACAGAcaagtttctctctctgtcctaCACGGTCCTCACACCCATGCTAAACCCCATTATCTATAGTCTGAGGAACAAGGAGGTGAAGGGCGCCTTCTGGAGAATCATGGGGAGAAAAAGGTTTTCTTGA